One region of Wyeomyia smithii strain HCP4-BCI-WySm-NY-G18 chromosome 3, ASM2978416v1, whole genome shotgun sequence genomic DNA includes:
- the LOC129727879 gene encoding proteasome maturation protein isoform X2, whose amino-acid sequence MPSSFKEFAGHVAPLDESCSAQLQTVHPLKQSELNYDQHRQNLNLQMLRNREGLAAPLKLTMELKSMSRVGHLPFLPSTNVGRDVLTGRDELVEFGDIFNLEENSEILRQPHAVMEKRLGIL is encoded by the exons ATGCCTAGCAGCTTTAAGGAATTTGCCGGTCATGTTGCACCGCTAGATGAAAGCTGCTCGGCTCAATTGCAAACTGTTCATCCGCTAAAACAGTCCGAGCTGAAC TACGATCAGCACCGGCAAAATCTGAATCTGCAAATGCTACGCAACCGAGAAGGTCTGGCTGCTCCGCTGAAGCTCACGATGGAACTTAAATCTATGTCACGGGTTGGACATTTACCCTTTTTGCCGTCCACGAATGTTGGCCGCGATGTACTGACCGGGCGTGATGAGTTAGTTGAGTTTGGCGATATCTTCAACCTAGAGGAAAATTCGGAGATTCTCCGTCAGCCTCACGCAGTAATGGAGAAGAGACTTGGAATTCTGTAA
- the LOC129727879 gene encoding proteasome maturation protein isoform X1: MEASIKVAPQMPSSFKEFAGHVAPLDESCSAQLQTVHPLKQSELNYDQHRQNLNLQMLRNREGLAAPLKLTMELKSMSRVGHLPFLPSTNVGRDVLTGRDELVEFGDIFNLEENSEILRQPHAVMEKRLGIL, translated from the exons ATG GAAGCCTCAATTAAAGTTGCCCCTCAAATGCCTAGCAGCTTTAAGGAATTTGCCGGTCATGTTGCACCGCTAGATGAAAGCTGCTCGGCTCAATTGCAAACTGTTCATCCGCTAAAACAGTCCGAGCTGAAC TACGATCAGCACCGGCAAAATCTGAATCTGCAAATGCTACGCAACCGAGAAGGTCTGGCTGCTCCGCTGAAGCTCACGATGGAACTTAAATCTATGTCACGGGTTGGACATTTACCCTTTTTGCCGTCCACGAATGTTGGCCGCGATGTACTGACCGGGCGTGATGAGTTAGTTGAGTTTGGCGATATCTTCAACCTAGAGGAAAATTCGGAGATTCTCCGTCAGCCTCACGCAGTAATGGAGAAGAGACTTGGAATTCTGTAA
- the LOC129727878 gene encoding 2-oxo-4-hydroxy-4-carboxy-5-ureidoimidazoline decarboxylase-like, producing the protein MKTKLSLEQLNALSPVEFHKTFENVVECWPEAAIFCSAMAPFRSFESMITVFENYLQRLSNENKLRILRLHPDLAGKLLDIQQLTEESRYEQSCVGLDKLTPADKKRLTKLNDEYKQRFGFPFVICVREASKFETIVNGVSGRIKNNPEAELNIAINEVKKICRLRILQLVNNL; encoded by the exons at GAAAACAAAGCTTTCTTTGGAGCAGCTGAATGCACTTTCACCGGTTGAATTTCACAAAACGTTCGAGAATGTTGTGGAATGTTGGCCCGAGGCAGCGATATTTTGTTCTGCGATGGCACCTTTTAGGAGTTTCGAATCAATGATTAcggtttttgaaaattatttgcaGCGGTTAAGTAACGAAAATAAACTACGGATTCTGCGCCTTCATCCCGATCTTGCAGGAAAATTACTTGACATACAACAACTCACGGAGGAATCCAGATATGAACAGTCGTGTGTTGGTTTGGACAAGCTGACTCCGGCAGATAAGAAGCGATTAACTAAGTTGAATGACGA GTACAAGCAAAGATTTGGGTTTCCTTTCGTGATTTGCGTGCGAGAAGCGTCCAAATTTGAAACAATAGTAAATGGTGTTAGtggcagaatcaaaaataaTCCAGAAGCAGAACTTAACATTGCAATTAATGAGGTGAAAAAAATTTGTCGGTTAAGAATATTGCAATTAGTGAATAATTTATGA